CCTTATGTCATGGCAAACGAGTGCCTATTGTAGGCAGAGTGTGTATGGACCAAACCATTCTTCATATTCACTCAGGAGATGCCCAGGTGGGGGACGAAGTGGTTTTGTACGGAAAACAAGGGAATGAAGAAATTACGCTCGACGAGATAGCCGAGTGTTTGGGAACAATCAATTATGAAGTAACATGTATGCTCAATTATCGCATTCCTCGCGTTTACTTACGAAATGGGAAAATTGTCGGTATCTGTCATGGAATTGCCAATAAATTCTTGGAAGAATATCGAAAAATGGCAGGAATTTAGCGGAAAAGATCGAATACCTTTTAAGGTGGGCATCATGCATCGGTGAAAAGCATCAAAAAGGTATATTTTTGCATATGGTTCGACATAATGGTACTGATAAGATCAGAAGAGAACGGAAAGCGTTCGAGAACAGAGGGTACGGTCATGGCTGGAGGTGGATTTGTCTTGTCTAAAAGCAATACAAAACGTATCATGATCAGTTTGCCGCAACATTTATTGCAAGAGGTAGACGGCGTCGTGCAGAAAGAGAGATCAAACCGAAGTGAATTGATTCGTCAAGCGATGAGTCTCTACCTCAAGGAACGAAAAAAACGCTTTATACGAGAAACAATGCAACGTGGCTATTTGGAAATGGCTAAAATCAATCTCAATATGGCATCGGAGGCTTTTGAAGCAGAAGAGGAAGCCGATCTTACCTTAGACCGCTTAGTTAGCGGGGTGTAGTATGTGAATGTTAAACGTGGCGATGTATTTTTCGCGGACCTTTCCCCTGTGGTTGGCTCCGAGCAAGGTGGAGTTAGACCGGTATTAGTTATACAAAACGATATTGGAAATCGATTTAGTCCGACGGTTATCGTCGCTGCGATCACTGCTCAGATTCAAAAGGCAAAGCTGCCTACGCATGTGGAAATCGATGCAAAAACATATGGGTTTGATCGTGACTCTGTCATCTTATTGGAACAAATAAGAACCATTGATAAGCAAAGGTTGACTGATAAAATCACTCATCTAGACGATGAGATGATGGAAAGAGTGAATGAATCACTTCAGATCAGCCTCGGATTAATAGATTTTTAATAACGGATGAAAAAAGGATCTTTCGCGATTAAAGGCGAAGGGTCCTTTTTTCATCAAGAGTAGATTTCAGAGCTGGAAGTCTCTTTATTACAACGTAGGTCCTTACAAAACCGAGAGGAAACCCTGTCCCTCAGCCTAGGTAAACTTGTAAACGAAACCTCAGGGGGCTATCATACTAGTTAGATGTAAAAAGATTGAGAACTTCTGTAAACCTTGGGAGGATAGGTACATGGATGTTAAACAAATGGCTGCCACCCTTGCACGAGAACTAGGTGTAGGTGTTCAGCAGGTCGTACAAACAATAACCTTGCTTGATGAAGGAAATACCGTTCCATTTATTTCTCGCTATCGGAAAGAAATGACTGGTCAATTAGACGAGACACAAATACGGACTATTGAAGAACGTGTACGTTACTTACGAAATTTAATTGTCAGAAAAGAAGAGGTTCTTCGTTTAATTGAGGAGCAAGGAAAGCTAACAGAAGAATTATCAATCGCAATTCAAAAGGCCACCAAGCTTCAGGAGGTGGAGGATCTTTATCGTCCTTATAAGCAAAAACGCCGTACACGTGCTACGATTGCCAAAGAAAAAGGATTAGAGCCTCTTGCCGCTTATATACTGTCCTTACCGCAGACAGGTGATCCTTCCTCAGAAGCTAGTCGTTATATAGACACCGAAAAAGGTGTTGAAACAGCAGAAGATGCCTTGCAGGGGGCAATGGATATTATTGCTGAACAAATCTCCGATGATGCAGAATATCGGAAATGGATTCGTGAAAAAACGTTCATGAAAGCTATCCTGCTCACGGAGCAAAAGGAAAAAGAAGAAGACGGAAAAAATGTTTACGAAATGTATTATAGTTACTCCGAGCCGGTCAAAAAAGTAGTTCCTCATCGTGTTCTGGCCATCAATCGTGGTGAAAAGGAAGGGATTCTTAAGGTTTCTTTAGAAACGCCTGGGGAGGATATCATTGCATTTCTTCAAAGAAAAATACTAACCCAGAAGACGGTCGTTGAGGATGCAATCAAGCAAACAATTGAGGATAGCTACAAGCGTTTAATTGCTCCTTCTATTGAACGTGAGGTAAGGAATGAATTGACAGAGGTAGCTGAAGAGAGAGCGATTCATATCTTTGCTGAGAATTTACGCAACTTGCTGCTTCAGCCTCCGTTTAAAGGAAAAGTGGTATTGGGTGTTGACCCTGCGTTTCGTACTGGCTGTAAGCTTGCCGTGGTGGATGATACGGGTAAAAAGCTTTACATAAATGTGATTTATCCAACGCCACCAGTAAGCAAAGTCAAAGAAGCTAGTGAAACCGTGAAAAAAATTATTGATGAATATCAGGTAGATGTAGTTGCAATCGGGAACGGTACAGCTTCTAGGGAGACTGAGCAGTTTATCGCTGATGTATTAAAAGAAGCAAAGCGTGATGTCTCCTATATCATTGTGAATGAAGCAGGAGCTTCTGTGTATTCGGCGTCAGCGTTAGCGAAGGAAGAGTTTCCTGAATTGGATGTAGCAGAAAGAAGTGCTATTTCTATCGCTCGCCGTTTACAAGATCCGCTGGCTGAATTGGTAAAAATCGACCCAAAATCAGTGGGTGTTGGACAGTATCAGCATGATGTATCGCAAACTCGTTTAGCGGAAAGTCTTGAATTCGTGGTATCATCAGCAGTTAATCACGTCGGAGTGGATGTGAATACAGCTTCTGCTTCTTTGCTTCAATATGTATCCGGAGTAAACAAGCAAGTAGCATCAAATATTGTGAAACTTCGTGAAGAGAATGGGAAATTTTCAAACCGATCCCAATTAAAAAAGGTACCTCGGTTGGGTGCTAAAACCTATGAGCAATGCATCGGCTTCTTGCGTGTTATGGACGGAGAGAACTCTCTTGATCGTACTCCTATTCATCCAGAGTCATATGAGGTTACGTACAGGCTGTTAACACATTTACAAATCCAGCCTGAGGAAATTGGCAGTGAGGCTTGTAAGAAGCAGGTCATGAATATTTCTTTGCCACAAATGGCAGCAGAGCTTGAGATTGGTGAACCAACCCTAAAAGATATTGTAGATAGCCTTTTACGCCCAGGACGTGATCCGCGAGATGAGCTGCCTAAGCCGTTGTTAAGTAAAGATGTTTTGAAAATAACAGACCTGAGCAAGGGAATGAAGATGCAGGGTACGATTCGCAATGTGGTTGATTTTGGGGCATTTGTTGATATCGGGCTAAAAAATGATGGGCTGATCCATATTTCTCAGTTGAAAAAGGGATTCGTAAAACATCCTCTTGATGTTGTAGCAGTTGGAGATATCGTTGATGTCTGGGTAATGGATATTGACGAGAAACGTCAGCGGGTTGGTATGACCATGATTTCTCCCGAAGAATAGTGCCAATCATTATTTTGTAAAAGAGCAGGTTTTTCAACTAGTTAATGTCTCTAAGCGGACAAAAAGCCGTCCTATTCCTCAGGGCGGCTACTTTGCTTTTCTAAATATAGAAACCAACAGCTGTTTAGCAATCGAATTTGTCTTACATCCTTCCCAAAGAAGGCGCGTTGTAGCTGTTTACGCATCCATTGTGGCATAAAAAATACCTCCTGCGCTTTCTTACTGGCATTGTATGCAGGAAGAAAGGTGGAGGTACCTGTCTGTATAGGTCATTACCTAATTCTAATGTCTGGGTACAAGATAACCTTCTATTCGTCTTCTGCTAACCCTTCTAATTGTGCTTGCAGAGCGCGAATTTCGGTTAATAAGGAACGGAGTGGGTACTCTGTTTCATTCAAACAGGAAAAGCTGGACTCTAATTCATTCAG
The nucleotide sequence above comes from Brevibacillus laterosporus LMG 15441. Encoded proteins:
- a CDS encoding type II toxin-antitoxin system PemK/MazF family toxin; the protein is MNVKRGDVFFADLSPVVGSEQGGVRPVLVIQNDIGNRFSPTVIVAAITAQIQKAKLPTHVEIDAKTYGFDRDSVILLEQIRTIDKQRLTDKITHLDDEMMERVNESLQISLGLIDF
- a CDS encoding CopG family ribbon-helix-helix protein, with product MAGGGFVLSKSNTKRIMISLPQHLLQEVDGVVQKERSNRSELIRQAMSLYLKERKKRFIRETMQRGYLEMAKINLNMASEAFEAEEEADLTLDRLVSGV
- the cmpA gene encoding cortex morphogenetic protein CmpA — encoded protein: MPQWMRKQLQRAFFGKDVRQIRLLNSCWFLYLEKQSSRPEE
- a CDS encoding Tex family protein, with product MDVKQMAATLARELGVGVQQVVQTITLLDEGNTVPFISRYRKEMTGQLDETQIRTIEERVRYLRNLIVRKEEVLRLIEEQGKLTEELSIAIQKATKLQEVEDLYRPYKQKRRTRATIAKEKGLEPLAAYILSLPQTGDPSSEASRYIDTEKGVETAEDALQGAMDIIAEQISDDAEYRKWIREKTFMKAILLTEQKEKEEDGKNVYEMYYSYSEPVKKVVPHRVLAINRGEKEGILKVSLETPGEDIIAFLQRKILTQKTVVEDAIKQTIEDSYKRLIAPSIEREVRNELTEVAEERAIHIFAENLRNLLLQPPFKGKVVLGVDPAFRTGCKLAVVDDTGKKLYINVIYPTPPVSKVKEASETVKKIIDEYQVDVVAIGNGTASRETEQFIADVLKEAKRDVSYIIVNEAGASVYSASALAKEEFPELDVAERSAISIARRLQDPLAELVKIDPKSVGVGQYQHDVSQTRLAESLEFVVSSAVNHVGVDVNTASASLLQYVSGVNKQVASNIVKLREENGKFSNRSQLKKVPRLGAKTYEQCIGFLRVMDGENSLDRTPIHPESYEVTYRLLTHLQIQPEEIGSEACKKQVMNISLPQMAAELEIGEPTLKDIVDSLLRPGRDPRDELPKPLLSKDVLKITDLSKGMKMQGTIRNVVDFGAFVDIGLKNDGLIHISQLKKGFVKHPLDVVAVGDIVDVWVMDIDEKRQRVGMTMISPEE